Genomic window (Subtercola endophyticus):
TCCCAACGAGAGCTACTACCGCGAAGACAAATTCGCCGAAATCCGTGTCGCCTACCTCGCACACGTGCAGCGGATGTTCGAACTCACCGGCGCAGGCGTTGGCGCCGAAGCGGGCGAGGGCAGCGCCCCGCTGCGAGCCCAGAACGTCTTCGACCTCGAGACCGCCATCGCCGCGCACCACTGGGACAACGTTCGCACCCGCGACGCCCAGGCCACCTACAACCTGCTCTCGTGGGCCGACCTGCTCGCCCTCTACGAAGGATCGAAGCCCGAAGGCGCCCCCGCCGGCGCCCTCACGCTCTGGCGCGACGCACTGGATGCCCCGGCCGGCGTCTTCGACGAGATCGTCGTTCGCGAGCCGAGCTTCATCGAGGGCCTGGCAGAGCTCGTCACCGAAGACCGCCTCGAGCAGTGGAAAGACTGGCTCTCGTGGAAGGTCATCCACGGCGCCGCGGCACTGCTGCCCGCCGCGTTCGTCGAGGAGAACTTCGACTTCTACGGCCGCACCCTCACCGGCACCCCCTCGATGCGCGACCGCTGGAAGCGCGGCGTCTCGCTCGTGGAGGGCGCCATGGGTGAGGCCGTGGGCCGCATCTACGTCGAACGCTACTTTCCGTCGACGGCGAAAGCTGCGATGGATGTTCTGGTGGCCAACCTCATCGAGGCCTACCGCCAGTCGATCACCGACCTGTCGTGGATGACACCCGAGACCCGCAAACGCGCCCTCGAGAAGCTCGACAAGTTCACGCCGAAGATCGGCTTCCCGGTGAAGTGGCGCGACTACTCGGCCCTTGCGCTCGACGCCGAGAGCCTGTTCGCGAACGTGCGCGCCACGAGCGAGTTCGAGTTTCAGCGCGAGCTCGGCAAGGTGGGCAAGCCACTCGACCGCGACGAGTGGTTCATGACGCCGCAGACCATCAACGCGTACTACAACCCCGGGTTCAACGAGATTGTGTTCCCCGCCGCGATTCTGCAGTACCCGTTCTTCGACGAGACACGAGATGCCGCGGCCAACTACGGCGCCATCGGCGCCGTGATCGGCCACGAGATCGGGCACGGGTTCGACGACCAGGGTTCGCGGTTCGACGGCGACGGGCGATTGACGGACTGGTGGACATCCGAAGACCGTGAAGCGTTCGAAAAGCTGACCGCTTCGCTCATCGAGCAGTACAACGCCCTCGCTCCCGCGCAGGTACCCGACCAGCACGTGAACGGTGCATTGACGATCGGTGAGAACATTGGCGATCTCGGGGGGCTTGGCATAGCGTGGAAGGCGTACTTGATCTCACTCGACGGCGAAGAGCCGCCGGTGATCGACGGTATGACCGGTGCCCAGCGGTTCTTCTTGTCGTGGGCGCAGGCCTGGCAGCAGAAGTCGCGCGATGAAGAGGTGATTCGCTTGCTGGCGATCGATCCGCACTCGCCGAACGAGTTTCGCTGCAACCAGATCGTGCGCAACATCGGCGAGTTCTACGAGGCCTTCGATGTTGTCGACAGCGACAAGCTCTGGCTGCCCGAAGACGAGCGCGTCACCATTTGGTGAACACCCCCATGCGAAAGAATCGGCGAAGTGATCGGCCTGACCTGCCCAGCGGCCGCAGGTCGGCGCAGACCCATGACACCGACACCTTTCGGCGGGGATTCGTCTCGCTGACGAAGCTCGCCCTGTCGGGTGTGCAGATCACGGCATCGGCCATCGACGTGTCGACCGAGAAGGTGCTGTTCTCCATCGACGACCACCTCTCGGTGCCCACGGCCGGGCTCGGAAAAGTGCTGCTGCTTATCGAGGTGGCGGCCCGGCTGACCCAGCGCGACCCCTCGGCGCACGGGCTCATGGAGCGCACCGTGGCCGACTCGGCCGCCGACATGGGGCTGTGGCAGCACCTGCAGGTTCCGACGCTGCCGATCGGCGACCTGGCGGTGCTAGTCGGGGCGACGAGCGACAATCTGGCGACCAACGTGCTGCTGCGGCGAATCGGGCTCGACGCTGTGCGGGCTCGCGGCGAGGCGCTCGGGCTGTCGCGAACGTTTCTGCTCGACACGGTGCGCGATTTTCGCGGGCCGGATGACGCACCGCACTTCTCCGTCGGTTCGGCCCGCGAGCTCGCGACCCTGTTCCGCAACCTGGCTGAGGGGCACGTTGTCGACGTCGCCACGAGTCAGCAGGTGCTCGCCTGGCTCGGGCTGGGATCCGACCTGTCGATGGTGTCGAGCGCGTTCGGGCTCGACCCTCTGTCGCACCTGCACTCGGACCACGGGCTGCTGCTCGTTAATAAGTCCGGGTCGGGCCCGGGCATCCGGTCGGAAGCGGGAGTGCTGCGCGGCCCGCGGGCGAGTGTCGCCTACGCCGTGACCATGCGTTTCAACGACGAGGAGCTGACGGGCCGGCTCGCGGTGCTCGACGGCATGCGCACGCTGGGCACCGACATTCTGGAGTACGTGTACTGATGCTCCGCGCGCCGCGCTCCCGTATCGCATCGCGGTGACGCAGCTCTTCAGCGTGCGTTAACCTCGCGTTCGCCGCGCCGCGACACAGTAGACGAAGCCTGTGAAGGCTCACATCGTCTACCGCTCCCCGAAGGGCCGAAACCACATGACACACACCTGGCGGCCGAAAACGGCCGTGCTCGCCTCGCTGGCTCTGGCCGTTCCGCTGCTCGCCGCGCTTTCACCCGTTGCCGCCACGTCTGCCACGGCGGCCACCCCGCTGCCTTCCCTCGTTGTGAACGAGGTCGACGCAAGCGGCGTTCCGCAAGACTGGATCGAGCTGAAGAACGTCGGCGCCGCTCCCGTCGACGCCTCGGGGCTCGTGCTCAAAGACAACAAAAACGATGACCGTTATGAGATTGCGGCCGGCACGATCATCCCGGCCGGTGGCTACGCGAGTTTCGACGTGGCGGACTCCTTCGGTCTCGGCAAGGGCGGCGACGCCGCGCGGCTCTACCTGAACGACGGCACCACCCTGGTCGACGGATTCACCTGGGCCTCGGATGCCGCGCCCGCGACCTGGGGCCGCTGCCCCGACGGCACCGGCGCCTTCGCCGTCACGAAGACGGGTACGAAGGGTGCCGCGAACGACTGCGCCACCACGACCCCGCCCCCGACTGACCCGACGACTCCGACAGTTCCGGATGCCCTGCAGTGGCCGGGCAGCGCCGATGTCAGCACAGCAAACGTGCAGAACTTCTTCGGCAGCAACATGAGCGGCCTGAGCTACGAACTCGGCGCGAACGGCAGCCCCGACACGCTCTGGGCCGTTCAGAATGGCGGCGGTGACGGAGACGTCTCGAAGCTCCCGGGTGGCCCGACCACGTCGGCCATGTACCGCCTGCAGAAGAGCGGCGACAACTGGGTTCCCGCCACCGACAACGGCTGGGGTCTCGGAAAGACGCTCCACTACACCGACGGCACCGGCAACGTCGACGCCGAGGGTGTGGTGCACACCGACGCCGGAACGTTCGTCTCATCCGAGCGCGACAACGCCAACAACAAGATCAGCCGGCCGGCAGTGCTGCGGTACGACACCTCGGCGGCCGGTACCTCGCTCACGGCAGCTGTCGAGTGGAACCTCGTATCAGACCTGCCTACCGTCG
Coding sequences:
- a CDS encoding M13 family metallopeptidase, producing the protein MTNSGIDTADFDSNTRAQDDLFRHVNGKWLAETPIPDDKARWGSFYELAEAAEKAVQEIIVEAQDAPEGSEERKFGDLYTSFMNEERIEELGTTPIDGQLALVDSIESVEDLVRTVGRLERQGVGGFFGTFVDNDPGNPERYLVFLNQGGISLPNESYYREDKFAEIRVAYLAHVQRMFELTGAGVGAEAGEGSAPLRAQNVFDLETAIAAHHWDNVRTRDAQATYNLLSWADLLALYEGSKPEGAPAGALTLWRDALDAPAGVFDEIVVREPSFIEGLAELVTEDRLEQWKDWLSWKVIHGAAALLPAAFVEENFDFYGRTLTGTPSMRDRWKRGVSLVEGAMGEAVGRIYVERYFPSTAKAAMDVLVANLIEAYRQSITDLSWMTPETRKRALEKLDKFTPKIGFPVKWRDYSALALDAESLFANVRATSEFEFQRELGKVGKPLDRDEWFMTPQTINAYYNPGFNEIVFPAAILQYPFFDETRDAAANYGAIGAVIGHEIGHGFDDQGSRFDGDGRLTDWWTSEDREAFEKLTASLIEQYNALAPAQVPDQHVNGALTIGENIGDLGGLGIAWKAYLISLDGEEPPVIDGMTGAQRFFLSWAQAWQQKSRDEEVIRLLAIDPHSPNEFRCNQIVRNIGEFYEAFDVVDSDKLWLPEDERVTIW
- a CDS encoding serine hydrolase, yielding MRKNRRSDRPDLPSGRRSAQTHDTDTFRRGFVSLTKLALSGVQITASAIDVSTEKVLFSIDDHLSVPTAGLGKVLLLIEVAARLTQRDPSAHGLMERTVADSAADMGLWQHLQVPTLPIGDLAVLVGATSDNLATNVLLRRIGLDAVRARGEALGLSRTFLLDTVRDFRGPDDAPHFSVGSARELATLFRNLAEGHVVDVATSQQVLAWLGLGSDLSMVSSAFGLDPLSHLHSDHGLLLVNKSGSGPGIRSEAGVLRGPRASVAYAVTMRFNDEELTGRLAVLDGMRTLGTDILEYVY
- a CDS encoding lamin tail domain-containing protein; this encodes MKAHIVYRSPKGRNHMTHTWRPKTAVLASLALAVPLLAALSPVAATSATAATPLPSLVVNEVDASGVPQDWIELKNVGAAPVDASGLVLKDNKNDDRYEIAAGTIIPAGGYASFDVADSFGLGKGGDAARLYLNDGTTLVDGFTWASDAAPATWGRCPDGTGAFAVTKTGTKGAANDCATTTPPPTDPTTPTVPDALQWPGSADVSTANVQNFFGSNMSGLSYELGANGSPDTLWAVQNGGGDGDVSKLPGGPTTSAMYRLQKSGDNWVPATDNGWGLGKTLHYTDGTGNVDAEGVVHTDAGTFVSSERDNANNKISRPAVLRYDTSAAGTSLTAAVEWNLVSDLPTVGANLGLEGIAYVPDSYLTSKGFVDEKTGAVYNPATYANHGDGLYFVGLEGTGSIYAYALDQTDGSKFTRVATIESGFPSIMEVQYDPEKAAIWAVCDNTCGGQFAVLDVAQTGSDAGHFAVTTVYNRPAGLGDFNNEGFVTAPQALCVNGVKPVIWADDDQDDGYSLREGTIDCVVAVVTDPTDPTTTPTAPAGAGSTGSGSTGAATGTTGAAHLANTGAQPVVPAAVALFVLLAGAGALIVRRRRARA